The Megalopta genalis isolate 19385.01 chromosome 8, iyMegGena1_principal, whole genome shotgun sequence sequence TATACTCTTTATTTGAAAGATTACATGAAAAAGTAATTGTCACTATTATTATaggtttttttgtttttatgtaatgtatttaataattattgttttatCAGATTAGTTGCAAAGTTGGAAGAGAAAGCACCTGATCAGGTGGATGTATTTAAAACAAATACCAACAAAGTTATGAAAGATGTTTTGAGTCGTTTCAAGGACCTACAATTCTTCACCGGCGAATCTATGGATATTGATGGTCTAGTGGCGTTAATGGAATATCGTGACATTGATGGTGAATCTGTGCCTGTACTCATGTTTTTCAAACATGGTCTTGAAGAGGAAAAGTTCTAAATAATTCTAGATATGCAATAAATTATGGAAAAAGATATTGTAAGTTTAAAACCTATTACTAGCATTCTTTTGGTATGGTATACAAACTTAAATACACACATGTTAATTCATGCCTTATATTTGGATTAATGGTATTTGGCATTGCACAAACATGTAAGAGGAAATTGGTGAACAGATTCACGCTGTGGTGAATTATTTGAACACAGCGTCTATTTTAGCCAGACATTTTAGTACAAAatttaaatgattaaatataataaatgctgAACAAAAAAGATACtgattgtttgtttattttcagataaactTAAACCAAGACTGTACACATGCTGGAAAGCTGTGAAATTTAGTTAAAGAGAAACAATTTTACTTCCAATCTCACATATACAATGCAGTTAACTtatttttttcgaaaaaaagGATCTATTAACAACAATATCAAAGAAAGTAATATTTGTACATATGGCGTGACTGAAAGGAAAAATAATATATGGTGATCACTCAATGTAACTGTATTTGATTCACTGTGGTgtttgtaatattattttctatctacttttttattcaatattattggaaCTTTTTATTTATGAGACAAAAAATGGAAGATGGGGAAAGAACTTTGCAGCTGTGGAAACATTAAAGTATGTCTGTAATTACTGTTAACATCAAGAATTGTCagtgaataataaatatatgagaaacataCTCTGTATCATGTCCATCAGAAATAAAACAGCGTTTTCATAAATACTGCCCATTACCTAcattttattattgtaataagaAAGAATGAATCTTAAATAGATTTATATctttaaaaaagaaaggaaTTCTGTACAAATTTATAGGTGAATATAGGACAACAGAAAATAACATTTCATTCGcttcataaaaatattatattcagaTAAGTCAGAATAGACTATTTATCTCTTGGCGCAAGACCGTACATCATATTTCTTTAACCAAAGATTGTTTCTAATcatactgttttacatgtacATTCATATGACTTATAGCACTTTTTCCACTGACATCCATTCTTTCTCTCTTACTATCGCTCCTGCACTCTTTCATTTTTacgtttatataatttatatattcttCGTTCTTTACGCATCCTTTTGTGAATATATTACTCTTAATTCTTTATAAAACAGTTTCCACCTCAATGCTGAATCCTTGGTATTCCAATATTATTTTTCATCATACCGTTACCTGAAACAGTATCGCGTATACACATATAAAAGCGCAGCTTAATCATTCTAGTAACAATTTATATGTAGCAAAAATGAACTACAACAAACACGCGAGCTATATTCCTTTAACAAATCATGAACTGACAGTTGCAGCTTAGAGACAGTAATATGTAGATGGACTGAACATGTGTATGTCCATGCATTTTGAATTTTGTAAGTACATATGTAGAATGTACACTTTAGTACACAAGTACATATATACAGCTGTACACTCATTGCTTTACCTACTTAACACAACCATACAAAGTGTTATTGATAACTAAGGCAGTTTGAAATAATATCGACATGGATTATCAAATGAATGAACAATGACAATTTAAAACAACAAGTATAAATGGTGGAACATTtttatcaatataataattatttctagAATGTAATATTTGTTTCCAAACATCAAtgtttaatttctttttctaaTAACATTCTTATAAATTACAAGTCCTGTGTACAGATAATTTATCAATGTacaatcaaattataaaaaatttactTAATGAAATGTGTATAGAATTTTGTCCTTTTGATGCAAATGAAGAAAATGTTTAAACATGGATTATTGGGCCATACCATTATCAAAAAAACAGTTACTTGTAACGGCAGTTGTGTGAGTCAATTTGACGTTAAAT is a genomic window containing:
- the Tctp gene encoding translationally controlled tumor protein gives rise to the protein MRIYKDIITGDEMFSDTYKMKLIDDVMYEVYGKTVTRKAGEIEIAGFNPSAEEADEGTDEAVESGVDVVLNHRLQETFAFNDKKSYTLYLKDYMKKLVAKLEEKAPDQVDVFKTNTNKVMKDVLSRFKDLQFFTGESMDIDGLVALMEYRDIDGESVPVLMFFKHGLEEEKF